The following are from one region of the Cytobacillus firmus genome:
- the mreC gene encoding rod shape-determining protein MreC, which yields MPQFFLNKRLIILLVSIIILVALIGFSLKDRENLTWPEQFLKDTTGFIQNAVSSPVNYVAGFFENVEDLQNTYKENKDLKKRLDELARLESEVQRLKKDNTELREILDKKDSLSEFEPKQATVIGRNPDRWHELLIINKGKNAGIEPNMAVITSKGLIGKVKSSNTFTSTVQLLSSMDPTNRISAKIQAGENNFFGLIEGYDDDKGLLLLKKIPYDAKVEKDQNVITSGLGGVFPESLPIGKVVDVVPDEFGLTQTAYIKPGADFYDIGHVMVVKRGASQPELMEMIDEKEEEL from the coding sequence ATGCCACAGTTCTTTCTGAACAAACGCCTGATTATTTTGCTTGTCAGCATTATTATTCTCGTGGCATTGATTGGATTTTCTTTAAAGGATAGAGAAAATTTGACCTGGCCTGAACAATTTTTAAAAGATACTACTGGGTTTATACAAAATGCTGTTTCCAGCCCTGTGAATTATGTGGCGGGATTCTTTGAAAATGTCGAAGACTTGCAAAATACATACAAAGAAAATAAAGATCTGAAAAAAAGGCTGGATGAACTTGCAAGACTTGAGTCTGAGGTTCAGAGGCTGAAAAAGGATAATACGGAACTGCGGGAGATTTTGGATAAGAAAGATTCTTTAAGTGAATTTGAGCCAAAGCAGGCAACAGTAATAGGAAGAAATCCCGACAGGTGGCATGAATTGCTTATTATAAATAAGGGGAAAAATGCCGGAATAGAACCGAACATGGCGGTCATTACCTCAAAAGGCCTGATTGGCAAAGTAAAAAGCAGCAATACATTTACTTCAACCGTCCAGCTTCTTAGTTCAATGGATCCGACCAATCGCATCTCAGCTAAGATTCAGGCAGGCGAGAATAACTTTTTCGGTCTGATTGAAGGCTATGATGATGATAAAGGTCTTCTTTTGCTTAAGAAGATTCCTTATGATGCGAAGGTTGAAAAGGATCAAAACGTTATTACATCAGGTCTGGGCGGTGTTTTCCCTGAGAGCCTTCCGATTGGGAAGGTTGTAGATGTTGTTCCGGATGAATTTGGTCTGACTCAAACCGCATATATTAAGCCAGGAGCAGACTTCTATGATATCGGACATGTAATGGTCGTTAAAAGAGGGGCATCCCAGCCTGAACTAATGGAAATGATTGATGAGAAGGAGGAGGAACTGTGA
- the mreD gene encoding rod shape-determining protein MreD yields MRRFLLPLILLALFIGESIFVQVTPHDLLGSGKIAVPRFLMAALLFLTIFGSKKHGILYGLLFGLLFDIVYVEIIGIYLFLFPVIAFITTKLMRILQTNIAMASIIVLLGITLLEAGVYQMNLLIHHTDMEFAVFLSARLLPTLILNAIFIIIAVYPFKRLSEKFADSLND; encoded by the coding sequence GTGAGAAGATTCCTTCTTCCTCTCATTCTCCTGGCCTTATTTATTGGTGAAAGCATATTTGTTCAAGTAACTCCGCATGATTTATTAGGCAGTGGAAAAATAGCCGTTCCCCGTTTTTTAATGGCTGCCTTGCTTTTTTTGACTATTTTTGGCTCAAAAAAGCACGGAATTCTTTACGGCCTATTATTCGGGCTGCTTTTTGATATTGTATATGTTGAAATTATCGGCATTTATTTGTTTCTATTTCCGGTCATTGCTTTTATTACAACCAAACTTATGAGAATTCTTCAGACGAATATAGCGATGGCTTCCATAATTGTGCTTTTGGGCATCACCCTCCTTGAGGCCGGTGTTTACCAGATGAACTTATTAATTCACCATACAGATATGGAATTTGCAGTCTTTCTTTCGGCCCGTCTCCTGCCTACTCTTATATTGAATGCCATTTTTATTATTATAGCTGTCTACCCATTTAAAAGACTTTCTGAAAAATTTGCAGACAGCTTAAACGATTAA
- the minC gene encoding septum site-determining protein MinC — protein sequence MKKNQNVTIKGTKDGLTLHLDDSCSYGELKKELDRKLSENSRSVEDRLLSVRVQVGNRYLTEEQQEELKELIRQKKNLIVESISSNVITKEEAEKQKEENEIVSVAKVIRSGQVLETPGDLLLIGDVNPGGTVMAGGNIFVMGALRGIAHAGCHGNNEAVVVASLMKPSQLRISNCINRAPDNDQEEEKREMECAYIDENDQITVDRLQVLMHLRPNITRLQGGS from the coding sequence ATGAAAAAAAACCAAAACGTTACTATAAAAGGCACGAAAGATGGACTGACTTTGCATCTTGATGATTCCTGCTCTTATGGAGAGCTGAAGAAAGAGCTTGACAGAAAGCTTTCAGAAAACTCCAGATCTGTTGAAGACCGGCTTCTTTCCGTTAGGGTGCAAGTCGGCAACCGTTATCTCACAGAAGAGCAGCAGGAAGAATTGAAGGAGTTAATCAGGCAAAAGAAGAACCTGATCGTTGAGTCTATAAGCTCCAATGTCATTACCAAAGAAGAAGCTGAAAAACAGAAGGAAGAAAACGAAATTGTATCTGTTGCGAAGGTAATTCGTTCGGGACAGGTTCTCGAAACTCCTGGAGATTTGCTTCTCATCGGAGACGTAAATCCAGGAGGCACTGTTATGGCAGGAGGAAACATCTTTGTAATGGGGGCTCTAAGGGGCATTGCACATGCCGGATGCCATGGAAATAATGAAGCCGTGGTGGTAGCTTCGCTTATGAAGCCGTCCCAGTTAAGAATCAGCAATTGTATTAACCGTGCCCCTGACAATGATCAGGAGGAAGAAAAACGGGAAATGGAATGTGCTTACATTGATGAAAATGATCAAATTACAGTAGATAGATTACAAGTTTTGATGCATCTGAGACCTAATATAACTAGATTGCAAGGGGGAAGCTAG
- the minD gene encoding septum site-determining protein MinD, with protein sequence MGEAIVITSGKGGVGKTTTSANVGTALALQGKRVCLVDTDIGLRNLDVVMGLENRIIYDLVDVVEGRCKIHQAVVKDKRFEDLLYLLPAAQTSDKTAVTPEQMKKLVDELKQDYDYIVIDCPAGIEQGYKNAVAGANKAIVVTTPEVSAVRDADRIIGLLEKEENVEAPKLIINRIRSHMMKNGDMLDVDEITAHLSIDLIGIVADDDEVIKASNHGEPIALNPNSKASVSYRNIARRILGEAVPLQPLEEENKGVFSKLKKFFGVK encoded by the coding sequence ATGGGAGAAGCGATTGTCATTACGTCCGGAAAAGGCGGAGTCGGAAAAACGACTACTTCCGCAAATGTAGGTACTGCTCTGGCCCTTCAGGGAAAACGAGTGTGCCTGGTGGATACAGACATTGGCCTTCGAAATCTTGACGTGGTAATGGGGCTAGAAAACCGCATTATTTATGATCTGGTCGATGTCGTGGAAGGCCGGTGTAAAATACATCAGGCTGTGGTTAAAGACAAACGGTTTGAAGATCTGCTGTATTTGCTTCCTGCTGCTCAAACAAGTGATAAGACGGCTGTTACACCCGAACAGATGAAAAAGCTGGTCGATGAATTGAAGCAGGATTATGATTATATTGTCATTGACTGCCCTGCCGGAATAGAGCAGGGGTACAAAAATGCGGTTGCCGGTGCAAATAAAGCAATTGTTGTAACCACTCCGGAAGTTTCAGCTGTGCGTGATGCCGACCGGATTATCGGCTTGCTTGAGAAAGAAGAAAATGTAGAGGCTCCTAAACTGATAATAAATAGAATTAGAAGCCATATGATGAAAAATGGCGACATGCTTGATGTTGATGAAATAACTGCGCATTTGTCGATTGATTTAATCGGAATTGTGGCAGATGATGATGAAGTAATCAAGGCATCGAATCATGGTGAGCCTATTGCTTTAAACCCTAACAGCAAAGCTTCGGTTTCCTACCGTAATATCGCCCGCAGAATCCTTGGTGAAGCTGTACCCCTTCAGCCTCTTGAAGAAGAGAATAAAGGTGTATTTTCAAAACTGAAAAAGTTTTTTGGAGTAAAATAA
- a CDS encoding M23 family metallopeptidase: MNSRADEIRKRIERRKKDKERFSKKKDSTVLWTEDEERYGFNKLPSYESKLDEGNHPLFRKELFLFKLLASACIFLFAAILFKNQAATLDPARDFVKTAMEKDFQFAAVSGWYEEQFGKPLALLPFSNGKSDEKNVEENSEYALPASAKILEEFDDNGQRITIETGKEASIEAMSEGLVRFAGKKDGFGNTVIIQHGDKSESWYGNLAEINVNLYQYVEKGTGIGTAGDAGDSEKGSFYFAIKKDDDFIDPIQVIPFE; the protein is encoded by the coding sequence ATGAATTCAAGAGCGGATGAAATACGAAAGAGAATCGAGCGGAGAAAAAAGGACAAAGAGAGATTCTCGAAAAAGAAAGATTCAACGGTTCTTTGGACAGAAGATGAAGAGCGGTACGGGTTTAATAAGCTGCCCTCATACGAGAGCAAGCTTGATGAGGGAAACCACCCTTTATTTCGCAAGGAACTATTTCTTTTCAAATTGCTTGCTTCTGCCTGTATTTTTTTATTCGCTGCCATTCTCTTTAAAAACCAGGCAGCTACTTTGGATCCTGCAAGAGATTTTGTAAAGACAGCCATGGAGAAGGATTTTCAATTCGCCGCAGTTTCCGGCTGGTATGAAGAACAATTTGGTAAACCGCTTGCTCTGCTGCCATTTTCAAATGGCAAAAGTGATGAGAAGAACGTTGAAGAAAACAGCGAATATGCCTTGCCTGCTTCTGCAAAGATCCTGGAAGAATTTGATGATAATGGACAGAGAATAACAATCGAAACAGGAAAGGAAGCTTCCATTGAGGCAATGAGTGAAGGGCTTGTCCGGTTTGCCGGAAAGAAAGATGGTTTTGGAAATACCGTCATTATTCAGCATGGTGATAAAAGTGAGTCCTGGTATGGCAATTTAGCTGAAATTAATGTGAATTTATATCAATACGTCGAAAAAGGTACAGGTATTGGTACGGCGGGTGACGCCGGCGATTCTGAAAAAGGCTCTTTTTATTTCGCGATTAAAAAAGATGATGATTTTATAGATCCGATCCAGGTGATCCCATTTGAATAA
- a CDS encoding M50 family metallopeptidase, translated as MNKITGLITHIHIHPLLWAIIGLSVVTAHFVELCMLLLIIFVHEMGHAAAASLYSWRIKKIALLPFGGVAEMDEHGNRPLKEEIIVIIAGPLQHIWMMGAALLFYEFSWLSADMFHLFIQFNLMILIFNLLPVWPLDGGKLVFLWLSLNQAFPEAHRKTLFISAAGLISFIILTLLTSPVNLNIWVILAFLVFSLYHEWKQSRFVFIRFLLERYYGKHSDFRTLKPIVVREEELVIDVLERFQRGCKHPIIVEKDGKEKGALDENELLHACFAEKVLTAKIGDLLYVY; from the coding sequence TTGAATAAAATAACAGGGTTAATCACACATATTCATATTCATCCTTTGTTATGGGCGATTATCGGACTGTCTGTTGTGACAGCTCATTTTGTGGAATTATGCATGCTGCTCCTGATTATATTTGTTCATGAAATGGGGCATGCCGCTGCTGCATCCCTTTATTCCTGGAGAATAAAAAAGATTGCCCTCCTGCCATTTGGCGGTGTAGCGGAAATGGATGAACACGGGAACCGGCCGCTGAAAGAGGAGATTATAGTCATTATAGCAGGGCCGCTTCAGCATATATGGATGATGGGGGCGGCGCTGTTATTTTATGAGTTTTCCTGGCTGTCTGCTGATATGTTTCATCTGTTTATTCAATTTAATTTAATGATATTAATTTTTAACCTGCTCCCAGTCTGGCCATTGGATGGAGGAAAGCTTGTTTTCTTATGGCTTTCTCTTAATCAGGCATTTCCGGAAGCGCACAGAAAAACACTTTTCATTTCGGCTGCGGGTCTAATCAGTTTCATTATACTAACTTTGCTGACCTCTCCGGTTAACTTGAATATTTGGGTAATCCTCGCTTTTTTAGTGTTTTCGCTATATCATGAATGGAAGCAGAGCCGATTCGTGTTTATCCGTTTTCTTCTCGAAAGGTATTATGGGAAGCACAGCGACTTTCGGACATTGAAGCCAATCGTTGTCCGGGAAGAAGAATTGGTTATTGACGTGCTGGAAAGATTTCAGCGGGGATGCAAGCACCCCATCATTGTTGAAAAGGATGGGAAAGAAAAAGGTGCATTAGATGAAAATGAACTGCTGCATGCATGCTTTGCGGAAAAAGTGCTGACAGCTAAAATAGGTGATTTGCTTTATGTTTACTGA
- a CDS encoding Rne/Rng family ribonuclease, with product MNKLVVNYASRERRFVLLKDNRVEKLFIDQPKHRSSVGDIYLGTVAKVMPGLNAAFVEIGENQSGFLHRDKLASYVCSAEDLYVKEKRSISSFVHQGERILVQVEKDAAGTKGPRLSGLIEFPGESLIYMPNGRYVAVSKKIEDSKARESWRQFGYRAKEENEGLIFRTSCVSRKENELMDELEKLRVEYRDLLREAEMKKKPGKVYEADSFIKEIIEEAKKLADGEIDVDDLSLKNVLVKNTGLPIQLYTGKENILAAFNAEAEIDKALKRIVWLENGAYLIFDEAEALTVIDVNTGKFAGKQDRRDTVLKTNEMAAEEAARQIRLRDIGGMILIDFIDMKEASDRKHILAKMENALKKDERRTNLVGFSPLGILQMTRKKTRPAISESLTERCQVCEGTGRVLSAETIAFRLERELWEHRGKDHEAVLIETTTDTAAVFSGENDDHKKRIEDSIGLKIIFSIKENSKPFYEIRKFGSTNELG from the coding sequence TTGAATAAGTTAGTTGTAAATTATGCATCAAGAGAGCGACGGTTTGTGCTTTTAAAAGATAATAGGGTCGAAAAGCTATTTATTGACCAGCCGAAGCATCGTTCATCAGTTGGGGATATATACTTAGGCACCGTTGCAAAAGTAATGCCTGGGTTGAATGCAGCATTTGTAGAGATAGGTGAAAATCAAAGCGGATTCCTTCACAGGGACAAACTGGCATCTTATGTATGTTCTGCCGAGGATTTGTATGTAAAGGAAAAGCGGAGCATCTCTTCTTTTGTCCATCAGGGAGAGAGAATACTTGTTCAAGTTGAAAAGGATGCTGCGGGCACGAAAGGACCAAGATTGTCTGGTTTAATTGAATTTCCAGGAGAATCACTGATCTATATGCCAAACGGCCGATATGTTGCTGTTTCCAAGAAAATTGAGGATAGTAAAGCAAGAGAAAGCTGGCGTCAATTTGGATATCGCGCTAAAGAAGAGAATGAAGGTCTGATTTTCAGAACATCCTGCGTCAGCAGGAAAGAGAATGAGCTTATGGATGAACTGGAAAAGCTCAGGGTTGAGTACAGGGACCTTTTAAGGGAAGCGGAAATGAAAAAGAAGCCGGGAAAAGTGTATGAAGCGGATTCTTTTATTAAGGAAATAATCGAAGAGGCGAAGAAATTGGCTGACGGTGAAATCGACGTGGACGATTTATCACTGAAGAATGTGCTCGTGAAAAACACAGGCCTGCCAATTCAGCTGTACACGGGCAAGGAAAATATCCTCGCTGCTTTTAATGCTGAAGCTGAAATTGATAAAGCGCTGAAACGAATTGTCTGGCTTGAAAATGGCGCATATCTTATTTTTGATGAAGCAGAAGCTTTAACGGTCATCGATGTCAATACCGGGAAGTTCGCCGGTAAACAGGACCGCAGGGACACTGTGCTAAAAACCAATGAAATGGCGGCCGAAGAAGCTGCAAGACAGATCAGGCTCCGGGATATTGGCGGCATGATCCTAATCGATTTTATTGATATGAAAGAAGCATCCGACAGGAAACATATTCTTGCCAAAATGGAAAACGCGCTGAAAAAAGATGAAAGACGCACGAATCTTGTTGGATTCTCCCCTCTTGGGATCCTTCAGATGACCCGCAAAAAAACAAGACCGGCCATTTCTGAATCACTTACTGAAAGGTGCCAAGTATGCGAGGGAACCGGAAGAGTGCTGAGTGCTGAGACCATTGCCTTCAGGCTGGAAAGAGAACTGTGGGAACATCGGGGCAAAGACCATGAAGCTGTCCTGATCGAAACCACTACAGACACAGCAGCGGTATTCTCAGGGGAAAATGATGACCATAAAAAGAGAATCGAAGACAGCATTGGCTTGAAAATTATTTTTTCCATTAAGGAAAATAGCAAGCCGTTTTATGAAATCCGAAAGTTTGGCAGTACTAATGAGCTCGGATAG
- the rplU gene encoding 50S ribosomal protein L21: MYAIIETGGKQLRVEEGQAIYIEKLNAEAGETVTFGKVLFVGGDSVKVGSPVVEGATVTAKVEKQGRQKKITVFKYKAKKNYRKKQGHRQPYTKVVIEKINA, translated from the coding sequence ATGTACGCGATTATCGAAACTGGCGGAAAGCAATTACGTGTAGAAGAAGGTCAAGCTATCTACATCGAAAAGCTTAACGCTGAAGCAGGCGAAACAGTTACTTTTGGAAAGGTTCTTTTCGTTGGCGGAGACAGCGTAAAAGTAGGAAGCCCTGTAGTTGAAGGTGCTACTGTTACAGCTAAAGTTGAAAAACAAGGCCGTCAAAAGAAAATCACTGTATTCAAATACAAAGCGAAGAAAAACTATCGTAAGAAGCAAGGTCATCGTCAGCCTTACACTAAAGTTGTGATTGAAAAAATCAACGCTTAA
- a CDS encoding ribosomal-processing cysteine protease Prp codes for MIEVMIIRKDSGNIHSFEISGHAFFANRGKDIVCAGVSAVSIGAINAVHALTGVTPEISHGEGFLRCVLPDLQDDMNEKVQLLLEGMVVSLQTIEEDYGKYIQITFKKQEVE; via the coding sequence ATGATTGAAGTAATGATTATTCGTAAAGATTCCGGAAATATTCATTCGTTTGAAATAAGCGGTCATGCATTCTTTGCAAACAGAGGCAAGGATATTGTCTGTGCAGGCGTATCTGCCGTTTCCATCGGGGCCATTAATGCTGTCCATGCCCTAACCGGCGTGACACCAGAGATCAGCCATGGAGAAGGTTTTCTCCGCTGTGTTCTTCCTGATCTTCAGGATGACATGAATGAGAAAGTGCAGCTTCTGCTTGAAGGCATGGTTGTTTCATTGCAGACGATTGAAGAAGACTACGGAAAGTATATACAAATTACCTTCAAAAAGCAGGAGGTGGAATAA
- the rpmA gene encoding 50S ribosomal protein L27, whose translation MLLKLDLQLFASKKGVGSTKNGRDSISKRLGAKRADGQFVTGGSILYRQRGTKIYPGVNVGKGGDDTLFAKVDGVVKFERLGRDRKQVSVYPAAQEA comes from the coding sequence ATGCTATTAAAATTAGATCTTCAGTTGTTCGCTTCTAAAAAGGGAGTAGGTTCTACAAAGAACGGCCGTGATTCAATCTCTAAGCGTCTTGGCGCTAAGCGTGCGGACGGACAATTCGTTACTGGCGGCTCAATCCTGTACCGTCAGCGCGGTACTAAGATCTACCCAGGTGTAAACGTGGGTAAAGGCGGCGATGACACACTATTCGCGAAAGTTGACGGTGTTGTTAAATTCGAGCGTCTTGGACGTGACCGCAAGCAAGTGAGCGTATATCCTGCAGCTCAAGAGGCGTAA
- a CDS encoding sporulation initiation phosphotransferase B → MEKDWNMIEVLRHARHDWLNKIQLIKGNLSLNKIDRAKEIIDEIVVEAQQEARLSNLNLPGFASLLLTYNWENHYLQLEYEVLDDPIAGRLDDSVLSGWTGSFLAILDSSVKPYHDNHLSVSIRHEKEGARFFFDFSGILTDMDQLEKFFKKKNTDITAAVQELAEEELALELFVPFIANGRE, encoded by the coding sequence ATGGAAAAAGACTGGAATATGATTGAAGTGCTGCGTCATGCCCGGCATGACTGGCTGAATAAAATACAATTAATTAAAGGTAACCTTTCTCTTAATAAGATAGACAGGGCTAAGGAAATCATAGATGAAATTGTGGTGGAAGCACAGCAGGAGGCAAGACTTTCGAATTTGAATCTTCCTGGTTTTGCTTCGCTTTTATTAACTTATAATTGGGAGAACCACTACCTTCAGCTTGAATATGAGGTGCTCGATGATCCCATTGCCGGACGGTTGGATGACTCTGTCCTTTCTGGGTGGACAGGCTCTTTTTTGGCCATTTTGGACTCATCAGTAAAGCCTTACCATGATAATCATTTATCTGTATCCATCAGGCATGAAAAAGAAGGGGCTCGTTTCTTTTTTGATTTTAGCGGAATACTAACAGATATGGATCAATTGGAGAAGTTCTTTAAAAAGAAGAACACAGACATAACGGCTGCTGTTCAGGAATTAGCTGAAGAGGAGCTTGCACTGGAATTATTTGTGCCATTCATTGCGAATGGAAGAGAGTGA
- the obgE gene encoding GTPase ObgE, giving the protein MFVDQVKVYVKGGDGGNGMVAFRREKYVPNGGPAGGDGGKGANVIFEVNEGLRTLMDFRYQRHFKAPRGEHGMSKNQHGRNSKDMIVKVPPGTVVTDAESGEVIADLTEHGQRAVIAKGGRGGRGNTRFATPANPAPELSEHGEPGQERDVVLELKLLADVGLVGFPSVGKSTLLSVVSSARPKIAEYHFTTIAPNLGMVETEDGRSFVMADLPGLIEGAHSGVGLGHQFLRHIERTRVIVHVIDMAAVEGRDPFEDYLTINKELKEYNLRLTERPQIIVANKMDMPDAEENLKKFKEQLNEDYPIFPISAITRQGLRDLLFTVADKVEETPEFPLSHEEEEDTGVHRVLYKHEAEQTEFVITRDPAGVFVVSGDAIEKLFKMTDFSRDESVRRFARQLRGMGVDDALREKGAKDGDIVKLLDYEFEFID; this is encoded by the coding sequence ATGTTTGTCGATCAAGTCAAAGTTTATGTTAAAGGCGGGGACGGTGGCAACGGAATGGTTGCTTTCCGCCGAGAAAAATATGTGCCGAACGGAGGCCCGGCCGGCGGAGATGGCGGCAAGGGTGCCAATGTTATTTTTGAAGTGAATGAAGGATTGCGCACGTTAATGGATTTCCGTTATCAGCGCCATTTTAAAGCTCCCCGCGGTGAGCATGGCATGTCCAAGAACCAGCATGGAAGAAATTCAAAGGACATGATTGTTAAAGTACCACCGGGAACAGTCGTAACAGATGCTGAATCAGGGGAAGTAATCGCAGATCTGACTGAGCACGGGCAAAGAGCCGTTATAGCAAAAGGGGGCCGTGGAGGCAGAGGAAACACCCGATTTGCAACTCCTGCTAATCCTGCTCCTGAATTGTCCGAACATGGCGAACCGGGCCAGGAAAGAGATGTTGTGCTTGAGCTCAAGCTTTTAGCTGATGTTGGTTTAGTTGGTTTCCCGAGTGTGGGAAAATCGACTTTGCTGTCAGTTGTATCATCAGCAAGACCGAAGATTGCGGAATACCACTTTACGACAATTGCTCCCAATCTGGGAATGGTTGAGACTGAAGATGGACGAAGCTTTGTTATGGCAGACTTGCCTGGATTAATTGAAGGCGCCCATTCGGGAGTAGGACTTGGCCATCAGTTTTTGCGGCATATTGAAAGAACAAGGGTTATTGTTCATGTTATCGATATGGCTGCTGTTGAGGGCAGAGATCCTTTTGAAGACTATCTAACGATCAATAAAGAATTAAAAGAATATAATCTGCGTCTCACAGAAAGGCCGCAAATTATTGTGGCTAACAAAATGGACATGCCTGATGCAGAGGAAAATCTAAAAAAATTCAAGGAACAGCTTAATGAAGATTATCCGATTTTCCCGATATCCGCAATAACGAGACAAGGATTAAGGGATTTATTGTTTACCGTTGCAGATAAGGTTGAAGAAACCCCTGAATTCCCGCTGTCACATGAAGAAGAGGAAGATACAGGTGTCCACCGCGTTCTTTACAAGCATGAAGCTGAGCAGACTGAATTTGTCATCACGAGAGACCCTGCAGGAGTATTCGTGGTATCAGGCGATGCTATTGAGAAACTCTTTAAGATGACAGACTTCTCAAGAGATGAATCTGTCCGCAGGTTTGCCAGACAGCTGCGCGGCATGGGTGTGGATGATGCTCTTCGTGAAAAAGGAGCAAAAGACGGTGATATCGTTAAGCTGCTTGATTATGAATTCGAGTTTATTGACTAA
- a CDS encoding ACT domain-containing protein yields MRKDRFDKKFYLVREDVLPEAMKKTLDAKEMIERGKAESVWDAVQKVDLSRSAFYKYRDTVFPFHTVVKERLITLFFHLEDRSGTLSHLLGVVASSGCNVLTIHQTIPLQGRANVTLSLNVTEMGIEIEELLARLRKLEFVEKVEVLGTGA; encoded by the coding sequence ATGAGAAAAGATAGATTCGATAAGAAATTTTATTTGGTTCGTGAAGATGTTTTGCCTGAAGCCATGAAGAAAACATTGGATGCGAAGGAAATGATCGAAAGGGGAAAAGCCGAATCGGTTTGGGATGCTGTCCAAAAAGTAGATTTGAGCAGAAGTGCTTTTTATAAATATAGAGACACTGTGTTCCCTTTCCATACTGTTGTCAAAGAACGGCTGATTACTTTATTCTTTCACCTGGAAGACAGGTCGGGGACTTTATCACATTTGTTGGGCGTTGTGGCTTCGTCGGGGTGCAACGTCTTAACAATACACCAGACTATTCCCCTTCAGGGAAGGGCAAATGTCACGCTTTCCCTGAATGTAACTGAAATGGGCATCGAGATTGAGGAACTATTGGCAAGGCTTAGAAAATTGGAGTTTGTAGAAAAAGTAGAGGTGCTGGGAACGGGTGCATGA
- the pheA gene encoding prephenate dehydratase, whose translation MKLGFLGPKATFTDIAARSLFPNETAVAYPTIPACFDALNENEIELAVVPLENALEGSVNITLDYLIHEVEFPIIGELTAPIRQHFMVHPVHVKEWDKTDVVYSHSHAIAQCHKFLHKELKGIPCESTTSTAAAAQFVKENPDMRAGAIANELAAEVYGLAIVREDIHDFDYNHTKFIVLANKELSISEDRKEFAGHKTTVMVTLPADRSGALHQVLSAFAWRKLNLTKIESRPMKTGLGNYFFIIDVDMKLDDVLIPGAAAELEALGCSVKVLGSYPYFQLRNKNSRVLQE comes from the coding sequence GTGAAGTTAGGATTTTTAGGACCTAAAGCCACTTTTACAGATATTGCAGCCAGGAGCTTGTTCCCTAATGAGACAGCCGTTGCCTACCCAACGATACCTGCCTGTTTTGATGCTTTAAATGAGAATGAAATAGAGCTGGCGGTAGTTCCTCTTGAGAACGCATTGGAAGGCTCAGTGAACATTACACTGGACTATTTAATCCATGAAGTGGAATTTCCGATTATCGGCGAACTGACAGCTCCGATTCGCCAGCATTTTATGGTTCATCCAGTTCATGTTAAGGAGTGGGATAAAACCGATGTGGTTTATAGTCATTCCCATGCTATTGCTCAATGCCATAAATTTCTGCATAAAGAGCTGAAAGGTATCCCTTGTGAGAGTACTACTTCCACAGCAGCCGCAGCTCAATTTGTAAAAGAAAATCCAGACATGCGGGCAGGCGCCATAGCTAATGAATTAGCTGCAGAAGTATATGGATTGGCGATCGTCAGAGAAGATATCCATGATTTTGATTATAACCATACAAAGTTCATTGTTTTAGCCAATAAAGAACTGTCAATCAGCGAAGACCGCAAGGAATTTGCAGGGCACAAGACGACTGTTATGGTGACGCTGCCGGCTGACAGGTCAGGGGCTCTTCATCAGGTACTTTCGGCATTTGCCTGGAGGAAGCTCAACTTGACTAAGATTGAATCAAGACCGATGAAAACGGGATTGGGAAATTATTTCTTTATCATTGACGTGGATATGAAACTGGATGACGTCCTGATCCCTGGAGCAGCTGCTGAACTGGAGGCATTGGGCTGCAGTGTTAAGGTTTTGGGCAGCTATCCGTATTTTCAGCTTCGGAATAAGAACAGCAGAGTTCTGCAGGAATAA